The region agtcgccaggatggctccgcttttgcaccgggggtaattgtaatgaagaagagcacAAGTACAAGGCCAGCAAGATCGGCTGTTGAATGCctccagtgggccagccggatcgccagtgcttagcacgagtgtgagccgttcgggcaaccagctgtgCCTGCTCTGCGTTACCTGCCTgctcggttacgaacagacgctaccctCTGAATTGCTCAGTACGACCATATAAAGTCAACAGGCTCCGGCGCCCGCTGGGAGAACATTAAAGCTCGGTTACGGCGTTGATCCGTGCTCGCGCAGCATATCGGCCCGATGTCGGTCGCAGAGCGTCGTACAGCTTGCACTTTGCGTAGGTTCGAGAGTGGCACAAAACTGAGGGGTGAGCAACTAATTGTTCTTGCCACATTTCAGTTCGTGCGCCATACAGAGTAATCGCCAGTTTGCAATGGCAACGTAAAATTAAGTTTTCTACCAGCAGTGACAACTCAAACGGCCCACATGCCCCGTAGTGCCGCCAACTAAGCATAACCCAGGTCGAACGCTGCAACCATCCAAGATCCCCCGTGGACGAAAAGGAAGCCTTTCCAGTGGAGTTAGCTCCAGCGGGGATCGTTCTAACGCACTGTGTACACGCGAGGTGCATATTGTGACGCAACCacacgtcgtgctcagcagcttgCTCCAATGTCGACGCGACCTGTTCGATCGATTTGTTTATTTTGAAGGTAAGACCAAGGCGGCTAAGATGCAGTGCACACGGAGGCTCCGACTTAGGCATAGGAGGAAAACACTACGCTGGCACGTGTTGTGAAATGCGCATAAACTAAATGGCAAGAAAAACGTTTCGCGATGGCGCTTGCTGCGGGTTCAACGCCACCGTCAGTCCAGAGGGCACGCCAAGGTAATTGCGGGGGCTGCATGTCTACACCATCTTTTTACGTTACGTAACATATCGACGCCTGAAATGTCTTACTAAAAGGTCCAAGCTTCTACGAAGGAAAATCAGTTTCCTTTCGCCTCTTGCTTCACTATTGCGAGATTACACGCTTGAGAAATAGGAGGTGGTTGGCGCCATGGCAATGAACGTTCCTGAGGCCCGCGAGTTAGCATGGGACAAGTCAACAAGATGCGCAGTGTCATGACACGTCTGTGCGCACGTTCGCACCGCTCCTAGCTTCCGAGCGGTTCGTGCCCGATAAGAGGAAAGCACGCATTTTATGTAAATGCGTTTCGAAACTGCAGATGCATTTAAAGCGAAGTAGAGAAACGAGATGTAATGAGCAAATCGGCTAGTCGATGCGGGCAGAGGAATGCAATTAGCACGTTGAAAATAGAATGAACAAGCGTTTTGCATAAGTGCTTTCGAGTACCTACGTATCGTTGCGGAGGTGCGCCGACGCCGCATAATACTATACGCATGGAGCAGGCATTTATCAAGCACCAACGAAAATTCCTCGCACTGATATTCCCCACTCTGGACAGTCCGGTAATGCTGCTGATGTCGTTGATGCAGTACGTAAAATGAAACGTTCTTAAGCGCGATATTGCTCCAGTGAAATTGCTCAAAATAAATCTTTAATTAATTTGTTCAATCTGTGAACCTCAAGGGGTCCAAACAGTAGAGGGAAAACATATATATTTACAACCACTGTGACAAAACCTTAATGAAATTTGCAAATAGAAGAACAtttcaaatgtaaaaaaaagttgAATACATCAGCATctttaaaaaagaacaaaaacaaccacgtgaacacatacacaaaaaatgtcacagtttcgccctcagggcgaagcaatgaatgcgatagcaacacagcaatgtcatacgaagtaaggtgagcggctttggtagcaacaacacgcagaactgttgtcgacgccatcggcgttttgcccgcgttagctcaaaatgcgtgcggcgttggtgactgttgctggagcctctgatataaataggcacttggtgccgcagctaaacgtcgcctcccttccctccccctcccccatggcctctcgcgcgtctgaagaaaaaaattaaaattaaattaaaggcgcgtttgctctacatatatggtgattgtaaaggaggaaagagacgcttacttctgcagcccttaagcgagcacggcgcagaacgcgcgtttgttctccgccgtgcgttcattccccttgaaagcgcgcgtccctcgcgccctttcactcgcacatacagcgttcggcgcacggcgacgatttcatctccattgacgtcatacggaacctcacggcgacggcgacgccgacggcagaaatctgctttttgagtgtccatataattgctatcgcaataaaaatagccTATGAATTACTCCATTCAACGAAGAAACTGAATTCTGAGGCAGGGTCAAAATCTTACATAGCACTCATTAACTCATTTTGCGTGCCTTATGAGTAATTAAAATTGCAGTCCTAGTTTCTGAGCACGATAAGCTACGCGCACAGCCTAATATACAGGTGCTCAATGAGGTTCGCCGGGGAATAAAACAGGCGAAACAACCGAATTTGGTGTGGAACATTATTTTCTCACTTGTTTTCATGATGTCCTTACCACCTCTGACTGAGGCAAACAACCGAGCGAGTCTGGAATTAATTTGCTAATCCGCCATTGGATACTCCCATGGCACTTGTGGCGGTTCGTTAGAAGCGCATGTCCCAGCGCATGCGTACTAGGAAAGTTCACATAAATCCTCAGTTGCTAGTGTCCTGTCCGCCTGGCCTCTCCCGACAATGTTTCAGCACTAAATGATGCGACACCCACTAGCCAAACAGTCCTAAACTATGGGACGCCATCTGAGTGAGCAGCAGGGCTACTATTCGAGACACAGAAATAGCGCACATTACTCGTATTAGCAATTCAAAGAACAGTTCCTCTTGTGGTTATGACGGTATTAAAGTAGCACCAATTAAAGCAGTTGCGAACTTATTACGCAATGTTTCTTGTGACATAAGAAACATTGTGTTTTCCACAAGCACGTTTCCGGATAACATAAAAATTACTAGGATCGTCCTCATGCATAAAGGTGGCGTCACTGATTGCATCACTAATTGGCTTTGAAAGGGGCAAATGCACTTAATCTGCGTTACTTGAAATACGTGACAAAATTTCTGCCAATAAAGAAAATCAACATTGCGCAATACGTATATTTTTAGACTTTAATAAAGCATTTGAATCAATTAAACACGACATACTTTTTCTAGGTTACCCTTTTATGGAATTTATCAATGGGGGAACGGCGAGTGAAAGCACGAGAGGGacacgtgctttcacggggagcgaacgcacggcggagagcaaacgcacgttctgcgccgtgctccctgaagggctgcaggattaagcgtctctttcctcctttccatatatagagagcaaacgcgacttattccgtcgcacgaaaggctgtggggggacgggagggaaggcgtcgtttagctgcggcaccaaatgcgtatttatataaaaaatgccaggcctgcgcggcacacgcaggcctggcatttttggCATGGTGCTGCGCTGCCGCGTGACGACGGCCGTCATGCAAGACGGGGGACATATTGGACGGGAGGGGGAGGATACGAAGGTTGGAAGCCGGGGTGGATATAGGAGAGGTGAATGTGAAAACGGGAATGGGGGATATACCCGCCTGGGCCAGTAACCACTGACACTGACGGGTAAGGGAAAGCCGGGCAAGCTGGGAGTCACGctggagagagagaagagaacgGAGAGGATGGAAGAGGCCTGTGGCAAAGAGCTTAGCGGTGGAGGTAGTAATAAGGAGGTTGAGAGCTGCCTTGTAGAGGCCTAAAAGGGCGGTTTCAAGGGTGTTAAGTTGTGTGTTCGTGAAGGAAACGTAAGGTACAAAGTACAGGAACTTGTTGAGGGCGAGCGCATGGGCGACGCGGTACGCATGAGCCTCGTGGAGGCCTGAGCGCCGAGTGACCACACGCCGCAGGAGGTGAGTTACTGAGTGGCAGGTCGTGACAGCGTGGTGGAGGGCATGCATATTCTTGGCTGCATGCAAAGGGAAGCCAAGAACTTTGTATTGAGGGACGATAGGAATGGGAGAGCCAAAAAGATGGAGGTAGATGAGGGCGTTGTGGGAGCGCTGATATGCGGAGTGGTTGAGAAGGAGAAGCTCGGATTTCTCCGGAGCAGGCGACAGGCCAGCTGTGGTGAGAAAGGAGCCGATGAGATCTATCCCACGTTGCAGGGTGTCCTGTACGTGACCGGGAGAGCCAGACGAACACCAgagagtgatgtcgtcggcataaaagATGTGGTGGAGATCAGGAATTTTGGCTAGTTGGGAGGCGAGAGGGGTCATAACAATATTGGAAAGGGTAGGAGAGAGAACAGcagcttgaggagtgccacgggTGAGCACGTAGGGGTCGGACAGATGAGTGTCACCTCGAAAGCGAGCCACTCGGTTAGAGAGGAAGGAGCGGAGATAAGAGTACAAGCGGTTGCCGCCTCCCAGGGAGGAAAGTTGAGACAGGATGTGGTCGTGGCACACACCGTCGAAGGCCTTGCGGACATCAACAGTCACAAGAGCGTGGATCTGGCTGGGTGAGAGGAAGGTATGCTGGAGGATCAGGAACATGTCCTGTGCACAGACGTGGCGTCGGAAGCCGATAAGAGAATGGGGAAGAACTCTCTCGCCTCAAGAAAATCAGAGAGGCGAGTCATTCACTCAAGGGTCTTGCCAACGCACGACGTCAGGGAGATAGGGCGAAGGTTAGAGAGGGAGGGATGTTTGCCCGGAATCATCGAAATGAGGGAGGATGTCCAGGAGCTTGGCAGGCAGCCGCTGTCCCAGGCCTTATTGAAAGTCTGGAGAAGGAATTCCTTGGCGTGGTCAGGAAGGTTGCGGAGTGTGGTGTATGTTATGGCGTGATAGTGAATGCACGCGGCTTATCATAGCCAAGAGGGGCACAACGTTAAAGCAGCGCCCTTGGTGGGACTCCTAGCAGGCTGGCCTAGGGAGCCGCAAACGCCAGCGCCACCGTGAATATGGCCGGCCCGAAGATTCCCCCCGTGGCGTGGAAGGCTCCTGCGTTGGAGAAGACAGCGGTAAGGAAACAACTCCCGCCCCTTTTATCACTCTTTGTGGTCGTCCTTCATGTACTACATCCGTTGTGACACTCCGCGTTTGACAATACCTGTATTTATATTTTCTAGCAGTCACAGCACATGTGGCAGAGACATTCTGCCGTGGACTGCCCAGAATAATTGAAGGCAAATCAATGACTTGCGGTCTTGGCTAGTATTAAAATAGACAAGCTTCCACGAAATGACCAAACAGTTGTTTAAGTAGGAAGGTCAAGAAACGAACTCGCTTTACTATCGACGTGAGAGTTTTTTCGGCTGACAACGCGCGTAATCCGGATAAGTTTggcccattttttttcttcgggcTGATTACAGAGCATTGTTTCCCATATCAGCTGGTCACTTTCTAGCGCATCGTCTTCACATTGCATTGTGATGCTCAGAGCCGCTATACAATGAACGGTTGCTCGTGCGATGAAAATCACCTTTTCGAACACACTATCTGCGGCCGAGATAAGGGGCTCTGGAAATCGCACTCCCAACAGGCACTCAAAAGGCCGCTCATTCATATAGCCGATGATTCGATTGAAAGCACGGACCTTGACTGTCCTGGCAGCCGCCGTCCTTGAGACGGTAGACGACTCCATTTGGAACATTGTTCCTCAAGTCAGTCGTGGTCAGTATCAAGGGTTCATCTGCAATTGATGTGAGGAAAGAAACCGGCGCACGCCACTCATAAGTAGTTCTATCGTATGAACGTCCAAACATCAATACTAAGAATAAGAATTGAGCACTGCTGTACGCTCGATATTATTATATACCTTCAGCGTCCGTCGATATTGCGAGCACGTAGAAGGCTGCAGGACTGTTCCGTTGACCCTCACATGCTTTGAGACAAAGGTCTTCGGAGATCCACGTACTGTGTTCGGCCACTGGGTTGAGTGCATGAAGTGACCTAGAGGCAAAGTGAACGCAGAAACCGTCACTGTGTGCACACAAGTCGCAGAATTGTCCGCAACACATGGAGTTCATGTATATAATTGTTCAAGCTTCAATAATACGTCTAGAAAGCAAACTTGTCCTTCCGGCTTGCTTCTGGCAACCAATGAGGGCATATTTGGAGACTGATCAACGCATGGAAGATGTCAAAATGTTTTGGAAGGTCAATGACTACTTAGTTCTCTTTCAAGAA is a window of Dermacentor silvarum isolate Dsil-2018 chromosome 4, BIME_Dsil_1.4, whole genome shotgun sequence DNA encoding:
- the LOC119448044 gene encoding uncharacterized protein LOC119448044, which encodes MFLILQHTFLSPSQIHALVTVDVRKAFDGVCHDHILSQLSSLGGGNRLYSYLRSFLSNRVARFRGDTHLSDPYVLTRGTPQAAVLSPTLSNIVMTPLASQLAKIPDLHHIFYADDITLWCSSGSPGHVQDTLQRGIDLIGSFLTTAGLSPAPEKSELLLLNHSAYQRSHNALIYLHLFGSPIPIVPQYKVLGFPLHAAKNMHALHHAVTTCHSVTHLLRRVVTRRSGLHEAHAYRVAHALALNKFLYFFIFNQTQKPIAFHGHATEDVEDWLDHIERVAECNEWY